gaccacacgcccttgatgtagccagtcctccaagagtttgcaaggctctttttgtaagctcttggaggattggctacatcaggggtgtgtggcctaatatgcaaaggagctcctgctatgtaatgtactgagtgacgagacgtgttgaaggcaacatgctttattagcgagtacattacaaggcaaggcaacgcgggctgggtcccgattatatacataccccggaacaaccctcagtctggccaggtccaatcctggccagttaaacttcccgccatagatcttgattggcggagcatatttgcggagctacatccggggaccagtggacttccactggtcacctccgtagcgtccgctgtgttgtaatttcgggactaaaatgcaagacacaacatgctagaattccacccctaccctTATTCAAGAACATCCCCCCGCCACTACTCTGCACGCCACGCAGCACCTACTCCAAAGGGCTGACTCAGCTTTGGTGTTTTTCTTTCCTGGTCGGATCCAGTCCCTGCTGCGGCAAGTAGGGTTGGGGCAGCCTGTTCTTTGTCTCCTTCCGTTCATAGCAGGAGACCAGTTTGCTATGACCGGGAGTGGGTGGACCCAGACAGGGAGACAACAACATCTGCTTTGAATCTATTCTTAGAATGGTTTGTCCAGAAGCAGATAGCAGAAGCGGAGTCAAGtgcagggttgctagctctggctttggaaattcctggagatgttagAGCAGTATCTACGGAAGATGGACTTGGGGGAAGAGAAGGAGCTCTGTAGGCCTTCTACATgctacagagtccatcctccaaagctgccatttcctctgggggtggggattgatctctgtagtctggagatcaggtgtaatactgagagaactccaggcccagCCTGAACGATTGTAACCTTAGCaagggggaattctagcaggagctcctttgcatattaggccacacaccccaggtgtagccaatccttcaagagcttacaaaaaagagccttgtaagctcttggaggattggctacatcaggggtgtgtggcctaatatgcaaaggagctcctgctagaattccacccctgaaccttAGGCAGATTCCTCTCCCAAATTAATCAGATTTGTTATTTTGCATATGTGAGGTTGCATTGCCCCATCCTAGAGAGTCCAGGTTAAGCCAGACTTCATTGGATCTTGggacctaagcagggtcagcaggtcaatatttggatggggaaCCACCATAGAAGTCCggagttgctctgcagaggccacggcaaaccacctctgaatgtctcttgccttgaaaaccctacagggttgccatacatTGGCTACTTGATTGGGGCGGGGGAGAAGATGTTGCATAGCATTATACAGTAGCTAGAACGCTTAGACTAGGATTTGGAAGGCCTGAGTTCAATTccctactcagccatgaagcttccTGTGTAAATTTTGGCTGCTCTGtctctcttagcctaacttactttgcaagattgttgtgagtgggggagggggggttacagaaaaagcccagcaggaacttatttgcatattaggccacactccctgacatcaccattgtttcagtttggtgtagtgggagagccagtttggtgtagtggttaagtgcgtggactcttatctgggagaatcgggtttgattccccactcctccacttgcacctgctggaatggccttgggtcagccgcagctctggcagaggttgtccttgaaagggcagctgctgtgagagccctctcagccccacccacctcacagggtgtctgttgtggggggagaagacataggagattgtgagtcgctctgagtctctgattcagagagaagggcagggtataaatctgcaattcttcttcttttttggcttttttttaaagaaaaaacccaacaggaattcatttgtatattaggccacaccctctgatcccaagccagccaggactgcattcctgtgtgttcctgctaaaaaaaaaagccctggttgtgaggatGAATGAGGAAGGGGAAATTGTAAATGCTGCCCTAtagagaagatactggatttataccctgcccttcactacctgaaggagtctcagagcagcttacaaatcttctttcccttcccctcctcacaacagacaccctgtgaggtaagtggggctgagagagctctccaagaactgctcttgggaagaacagctctgagagaacttgtggctgatccaaggtcacatcagcaggtgcatgtggagggaattaaactcggttctcccagataagagtctgcacacttagccattacaccaaactggctataggaAGGACAGGATAGAAATGCTGTTAATAGATTGTACATGCATTGAGCCAGTGTGCTGCATTTCTGTTAGGAAGGCCTGAGTTTGAATCCTTACCCTGCCATAAATCTCACTGGACAACCTTTAGCCAAgctctctgcctctttcccagtGTGACTTCCTCACAGAGATGCAGGGATAAAGTGAAAAAATGGAGAACCAGGCACACTGCCCTGGGCTTGTCAAAGGAAATGTGTGATTGCAATGTGACAGATAAATTCAACTCTGAGCATATGtagagggtttttttccttttccttccaagGCCTGCCTGGCATCATGCTTCCCACATCCCTGCATTTCTCCTTTCTAGAATTAAGCCTGGTGTTTTACCTCATGTGTGTGTGGGCACGTAGGTCCCTGCTGCCGAATTCGCCACAGCCTCCTCATATTTCATGCCCTCCAATATTGACGTTTTTTCCTCCTTCCTATTCCTCACTCTTCTGTGTAGTCAATTAAGCAGTGGATGACGTTTCAGCACCCAGGAGACTTTCTCACCCCGCACAAACGGTTGTACACTCACACTCTGTACACACACAGCAACACTTGCGGCACATCCAGGAACACCAAGCAGATCTGATTAACGATTCATGAGGAACGAGCAGCTTGGGCAGTTCCGTATGCAGCCAAGGTGCTGAGCGGCATTCAGGAAACAGCAGAGGAGATGGAACTCCCCCTGTGACAATCTGGAATTGCACACAGGGCATGTGTAAGAGATCAGGTAGCAAGCAGGCTGTGCGGGAGAGAGTGCTGGTGGGAGAGCAGATCTGGCAGCCGGCCTCAGAACTGGGATCTCTCACAAAAGAACTGgagttttgttttttgggggggagggggtgtcacaCTATGCACTGCATGCAAAGGTGGACAACTGTGGCTCAgccattcatttttattgaaaCCCGCTTTGATGGGACACAATGAGTAAAGGGGAAAGAGGCTTGTCATATCCTTCACCTAAATTTACAACAACCCCCACAGCAGCTTTCCCCCTGCATAATTTAACATGTATCTTTGTGTCAAGATTGTGACAGAAAAATATCACAAGGAGAGAACAAAAATAGGTGTGCTTGAAGGAGGAGTGTGTGTGAGACgcacagaaagagagagtgtgGTACAgcagttagagtgttggactaatatCTTCTGTTGAAGGAGACCTTGGGCAATGTAGGTAGGCTCCATTTCTTGCTTTAAAATGGGTCCTGCTACCTGTCCCTATAATATCAGGTTCATCTGGGGATGTTATTTAACTGTGTGACATGAAAAACTTCCACTTCTACTCATTAAACCTCTGTTAGAGGGACTGGACTCCCCCGCCCTCCCATGAGCTGACAACAACCTTAtaaaaatgaattaaacaaaataaatttattatgcACTGTGCATAAAATGCAAATTTCAAAACAGAGGCTCGAATTTAGCCTTTAGACTGGAAGCCACCAGACTGAGTAGTCCTCAGTATACAATATATAGTACCTCAAAGTTGATGATGTCCTGTGGCCTGAtaggctatagcaggggtggcaaaactacagctcgggagccacatgtggctctttcacacctattgtgtgggtctcaaagcccccaccacctggcttggagaagaagaagatgacattggatttatattgtgccctccactcaagagtctcagagcggctcgcaatctccattatcttcctcccctacaacaaacaggtgggtggggctgagagagctctcccagaagctgccctttcaaggacaagttctgtgataactatggctgacccacagttgcacccagcaggtacaagtggaggagtggggaatcaaacccagttctcccagataagagtccacacacttaaccactacaccagaaggcatttatctctttaaatcacttctcaaagccaagccagctggcagcttggagaatctattggaaattaaagttgctttctttccacctctcccacccccaactatttgacttccttccttcctgcctgcctgccttccttccttgacatttattctatgtggctcttacattaagcaagtttggccacccctgggctatagattattgtatttgttgggtgggaatcaaatccagtgtTTGACCAGCTATTTTAAAGGGAATGCAGAATGTTGACGTGTGCGTCTGTTCTCTGAACACTTTCTCTGTGTCTCCTCCCCTTCTAACCCCTCAtttcatctcctcccccttccaccTCTGTGACCGTActctgggggtgtgtgtgtgtgttaattttAACTGCCCATCCTCCCCACTTCCCACCTAACTTACTTTATGTTGTTATTTCTCATGGTGCGCCCCACTttgtctcctcccctccctcctgcttctTCCTTTCTGCCACCATTTCCTCCATCTTCTTTTCTCTGCCATGCCTGTTGCCCGCCATCTGTCTGCCCCccccactgcctcccccccctcccgtttctCTCTTTCACTCCCAGATTTTAATGATGTGATTCCAGAGACCCAGAGGCTGGACAGCAGCTTCCAGAAGGCCCGAGCTCAGCTCTCAGGCAAGGGCAGGCGGCAGAGGCCCTCCCGGTCCCGTTTGAGAGACAGCGTCAGCTCCACAGAGGGAGACGACATCCCGGAGAAGAAGGTCAGGGCCTGGATTGCACCTCCCCCACCCTCATTGCTCCAGCCACGCGTCCGTCTTGCTCTTGGTGCTTCTAGCAATCTCTGCCACCTCCCTGCGAGCCCAGTGAAAGGAAGAAATTgaaggctgaccccccccccctctacagccTTTGGGGATATGTCTCATCTTGTACTCTGTGCACCGTTTGATTTCTGTGCTGTTGTCattgtttttgccatcaagttgcagctgactagtggcaaccctgtagggttttcttttctttaaggtgtgtgtgtgtgtgtgtgtgagagagagagagagagagagagagaacctggaagtcatggtgacctctgttgACCTACCCCTACTAGGGGCCTAGAGGATATcctgggaggtggctgaataaagcctgcccctgtctccgggctcctggtattccaaggaggtttcccatccaagtacttgccagagtcaatcctACTGTAACTGCTGGTGGCCTTCCTTCACTTTGGGGTGTCAAGGTgatgcctggagttctcccaagaGTTACACCTGaattccaaatgacagagatgcATTCCTCTAGAAATAGGGATGCCAAACCCTCCAGCACAGGtggggatccctcagtttcaggcactcctttcaaccccccccccaaaaaaaataaccaGACAAGAAGCCAAAAATCAACATGGCATGCCTATGTGGCCCAGAAGTgacactggtgacatcagggggttgggcaaaactctatggcagaagctgattctaccatagagttttgccccaaaaccacagCTTTGTCCCCTGATGTCCCCGACGAGGGACCTGGCATGCTTACTTAGAGGAAATGACAACTTTGGAGGGCTGACAGCATACATGGCATGGTGGGCGCAGAGGAGGATCCTCCTAGTGATATACAAGAGAGCATCATGTTGAATAAGGGTCTCAATCTTGTTACCAGCAATGATTTCACTAGCTCCTGATCACAGTATACCCTGATAAACAATATACTGTAAGAGTCGTACTGTGCCACATATAACGCTTGACCTAACCAAAGATATTCCCCCTCCCACTGTGGTGTTTTGCTTGCCTCAAAAGAGCACCCTTTGACTTGATATATTTAAAGAGTCAGAGCCCTTGATTAAGTTCGAACTGtatgtttaaaatgtttctaTTCCTATTCAAATTTAATCAGGCAGTTTTTTCAAAAAGAAGAAAATTGGTGTtcgtagttttttttaaataaaacatgagtccaatctaaattttaaaaaccaaatgtTTATATCCATGTAAGAATCAGGGCTAGAGTTGTCAACCCCCAGGTGGCATCTGAAGATCTCTcattattacaattgatctccagactatcaagatcagtccccttggagaaaatggctgctttggaggatggaatctATGGCAATGTATCCTACTGagatcccttcccttcccaaggcCTGCTCTCCCCAATCtctactccccaaatctccaggtgtttcccaacccagagctgggcaCCCTGGCCTGTGTTCTTTACTTTCTACTTTTGCCCGCAGGTGGGTGATAGCTACGGAAGCCCCCTCCACCGCCTGAGATCCCCGCTTCACGGCTCTCTCCAGGTCTCCTCTCCACTCTCCAGTTCCTCACCGTTCATTCGTGGCACTGAGTTCTCCTTTGACACCTCAACAGTCCGGAGGACAACCGATCAGGAGGAACACCTGTCATCACCCCTCATCCGATATCGGCCCTTGACCAACACCTCTTCCCAGGAAGCCTTAGGGGGCACGCCCACCAGCTCCTCCCCCAAGTCCTGCCCCAGTTCTGACAGCTCACCCATCTATGCACGCCGGGAGAGGCACAGTGAAGGTAACCACCTCTTCAGTACATTTGGGAACAGGGGAGGCCTCAGATAAGCCCAAGATCTAAGCATAGATTAGATGGTCTTGAGAAGCTTGTAGACCCTCTGCAGATTGGACCAGATGCAAAGAATGCTGGGATTTCCATGTTTTTATCAGTTCTGTTTGAAGCCAATGCAGCAGTTCTCATGCTTGTGATGTGGGTGGGCCTATGGCACAGTGGGAGATCAACATCTCTGCACATAGAGGCCCCAAATTCATTTACAAGAATctccagttttatttttaaaaggtgtgggTAGCAGACAGTGGTTTAAAGACCTCTTCCAAGcccctggaaagccattgccagacAGCAtagacagtgctgaccttgaAAATAGATCCCTTTAGAGTTATCATTGGAGAACTTGTGGGTTGTCTCATTGCTTTATATGTTCATGATGAAAAGTTAAACAGGTGCCTcataagggattttttttttaaaaaaaatgcccctAAATTTGACCTTATTTCAATCACAtgttctcagtctaacctatctcTCATAAGGTTcttgtgaggacaaaatagaagagaggagaatgatgaaagccgaggtttttttgtagcaggaactcctttgcatattaggccacacccacttgatgtagccaatcatcctggagcttacagtaggccctgtactaagagccctgtaaactcttggaggattgactacatcaggggttgtgtggcctaatatgcaaaggagttcctgctacaaaaaaagccctgatgaaaccTACATTGGGTCCCCGCTGGGGTGAAAGATGGGGTGTGtgaagtaaatatataaataacaataaatgaTTCTTCTCTCTTGAAGACTTTCTTACACTTTTGTTTTCAAGGCTTAATTTCATTCAGGATTTAGTGCCAGTGCCAGGAATCATTTGTGTCAGGATTCACTGCCAGACCAGGAATAGAAACAGATGGTGCCCCTGAGGACGTGCAGAGAATCTTCCCTGTAACAGAGCCAGTCCCCATTTTTGTGGGATGGGAAGGAAGAGTTTTAACACCAGCCACCCTAATTTTTGGTATGAATCTTTCTTATTATTTGTCCCCCTTCCCAGATGACAGTCGGGATACAAGTCCTCCAGAGCCTGCCAGCCCCACTATTGGACTTGACAAGAAAACCAGGAGGAAATTTCTCGATTTAGGGTAAGTCTCTGAAACAGAGAGCTGGAGGTGACCTCAAGGGTCATGAAGTCCAACCCCCCTACACAGCACAGGGAATTTAcaactaccttcccccccccccactcctccagtgaCCCCCAGGAAGGCAAAAaagctccaggatccctgggccaatctggcctggaagaaaattccttcctgaccccaaagtgatgatTGGGGTCATGTAGGAAAAGGCCATGAGAGCCcagcactggctcatcccttaCTGTCCTCTTTCTCGTGAtcttcctaaattcacagaatctgcattgctgtcagatgcccatctggcctctgtttaaaaacctccaaagaaagagaaccCACCACTAACCATAGAAGCCTGCTGCACTGAAGTTGGCTATATTATAAGAAGAGAGCTTAGTGTAGCAAAGAGAAAGCTGGATTAATTCTTCTTATTCCCCCAGAGCCTCATCCACTGACATTTTAGGGCTTAACTGAAGGTTATGttttctccagctctttcccagtTCCATATGATCCACATGTACTTGCAAGTTCTGTTATTGGGAGCTGAATTCCTCAGTGTCAACGGCCAATTCAGAttgagaccaatgttccctctgagctgcagagtcttgcgagcaaaaattctactttgtgagttactgggattaaagttgtcagctcctgcataaattagtgtgctctaggatcatccttcctgagctaagacaaaaatgtgtgagctggagactagaAACTCCAGCTCacgctaacagcttagagggaacactgattgagACCAGAGTTTGCAAGGAGAAGGGTCTTTGGTCTTTCCACCCCGTGTGCTGAAATGTCCCCAGGATGCTGCTATTTGCCCCATTGGGAGTTCCCTGTGTACTCATGGGGTACATGAAGGATCCAGCAATGAGGCAAGCAGTGTATCCCTCCAGGCCATTTCAGGTTGGCAAAATGGGGTGGGGTATAATTACTCTCTCTGCATTCTCCATGCCTTCGGTCCCAATTCAAATTTGACCTTGTGCACCTGAGAGTTCAATTCCTAGTGGGGAACATAAAACTGACTGTCCTCACAGCAGACATGGATCCACCTCAAGGACAGTGGGTTGTTTGGTTTCCTACTACCTGCTTTCTCACCTTCAGAGTCACTCTCCGAAGAGCATCCTCCGGGAAAAGCAGGAAAGAGAAAGGGGGCAATCGGCTGTCTATGGGCAACAGGTAAGCAATGAAAATGTCTCCAGAATTCTCCCCATCAGGAGTGATGGTTCAGATATGTtactaaaccagggctttttttgtagcaggaactcctttgcatattaggccacacctctttgatgtagccaatcctccaagagcttacagggctcttcgtacagggcctactgtaagctccaggaggattgactacaccagggttgcgtggcctaatatgcaaaggcgttcctgctacaaaaaaagccctgtaactgTTATTAAGTCTGTGcaaccagggtcagccctggtcagtgtttggatgagagaccatcaaagaaaaccagggttgctatgcagaggcaggcaatggcaaaccgcctctggatgtctcttgcctagaAAGTCCCTAGAGGATAGTTGTAAGTCATCTGCATCTTaagggcactttccaccaccatattCACATGTACCAAAGCTGGTGAACACGGGGGTTGCCCTATTCCCACAAAATGGTGACCATGTATATTGAGAGGATTATACATAGTAACATCTCCCCTTACACACTGTTGGATCACCAAAATGATTCAACAGGGCTAGAAGTAGGGATTTCGGGTCCTTCAATCCAACTTCACTTTCATAGTATCATAGAAtcacacagagttggaaggagccaagcaggccatctagtccaacctcctgctcaatgcaagatcagcctagagcagtggtccccaaccagtttggtctagtggttaagtgtgaggactcttatctgggagaactgggtttgattccccactcctccacttgcagctgctggaatggccttgggttagccacacctatcgcaggagttatccttgaaagggcagctgctgtgagagccctttcagccccacctacctcacagggagtgggaggagaagatgtaggagattgtgagccactctgagtctctaattcagagagaagggcggggtataaatctgcagtcgtcttcttttttggcaccagggaccagtttcatggaagacaatttttccacagaccagaggggggggggggaggcggaaatggcttcaggatgatacaattgtgcactttatttctgttattacattataatatataatgaaataattatacaattcacagCCCAATTGCAAACAGGGCAAGGACCGGTATGGGTCCGTGgcctggggttggggacccctggcctagatcaTCCCTaaaaagtgtttgtccagctgctgtttaaagactgccaatgagggagagctcaccacctccctcagtagttgGTTCCTCTCTTGAACAACTcttattgtaataataataataataataataaattttatttaccgtatatcccgcccttcccgcctagGCAGGCTATTGGAATAAATATTTCctatttattttctatttatatTAGGAAACGTTTTTccaaatatccagccagtacctttctactcttacatttttattgttttcccctctcccattgtacaaaaaaagccttagTTGATATGGTGACTGTGGTTTCCTAAGGCATGGCAGGAGCCTCGCCAGTAATATTTGGGACTGGCACTTTAAGGCTCCCATGCTTAGTTTTGTTCCATTTTCCAAGTTGGTATGCAAAAGTGTCCATTGGGTTCTCTGGTTTTAAATTGGTTCTGTTGTGCTTATTGGTTCTATTTGCATTTGGAGGCTTTGGCCAGTGTTCCCTATTGGCTTCTTTGACTTGGAGAAAACATGGAACTGTttccccataggaaacaatggagataAATGGGGGAGGGCACCTTTTTCAGGGGCCTGTAGAACTGGGTCCCTTGATCCAATTAAACTGAAGCTTGGAAGGGTCTTTAATGGGCAGGCAGGACAATGATCCCTGTATTATTGTTGAAAACGACTTGTAAAATGGCCACTCTAGCC
The sequence above is a segment of the Heteronotia binoei isolate CCM8104 ecotype False Entrance Well chromosome 15, APGP_CSIRO_Hbin_v1, whole genome shotgun sequence genome. Coding sequences within it:
- the SAMD14 gene encoding sterile alpha motif domain-containing protein 14 isoform X1, which encodes MSSSKLHDADEVFDFNDVIPETQRLDSSFQKARAQLSGKGRRQRPSRSRLRDSVSSTEGDDIPEKKVGDSYGSPLHRLRSPLHGSLQVSSPLSSSSPFIRGTEFSFDTSTVRRTTDQEEHLSSPLIRYRPLTNTSSQEALGGTPTSSSPKSCPSSDSSPIYARRERHSEDDSRDTSPPEPASPTIGLDKKTRRKFLDLGVTLRRASSGKSRKEKGGNRLSMGNRELVEGTSRSSVSPFMPFSWFTDSGKGSASSGSTASPSSSPKNEAFSRKKSASQESTLSDDSTPPSSSPKTLSTAPPETKCSYPYHTLSQSSDEFLDEPLSAASMWSSQQVGQWLESLSLEQYMAEFAAQDVDGQQLLNLDGAKLKALGVSNSHDRSLLKRKLKELNAAVEKERKAQEKVEKQKEKQKKKEQEQKKS